From the genome of Flavobacterium luteolum, one region includes:
- a CDS encoding tRNA-(ms[2]io[6]A)-hydroxylase, whose protein sequence is MGVLRLQLPTDPRWVNIVEKNIEEILTDHAWCEQKAATNAITIITNNSEHQDLVKDLLALAKEEIDHFEQVHNIIIKRGLKLGRERKDDYVNELYQYMKRSGDGSRVSGLVERLLFSAMIEARSCERFKVLSENIKDEELALFYRELMESEAGHYTTFITYARKYGTGIDVEKRWREWLAFEESIITNYGKGETIHG, encoded by the coding sequence ATGGGCGTATTAAGATTACAATTGCCAACCGACCCAAGATGGGTAAATATTGTTGAGAAAAACATTGAAGAAATCTTAACAGATCACGCTTGGTGCGAACAAAAAGCGGCAACAAATGCGATTACGATTATCACAAACAATTCTGAGCATCAAGATTTAGTGAAAGATTTATTGGCTTTAGCCAAAGAAGAAATAGATCATTTTGAACAGGTTCATAATATCATCATTAAACGCGGATTAAAACTAGGACGTGAGCGCAAAGATGATTACGTAAACGAACTATACCAATACATGAAAAGAAGCGGCGACGGAAGCCGTGTTTCTGGACTTGTAGAACGATTATTGTTTTCTGCAATGATTGAAGCACGAAGCTGTGAACGTTTTAAAGTGCTTTCTGAAAATATTAAAGATGAAGAATTAGCGCTTTTCTACAGAGAATTAATGGAAAGTGAAGCAGGACATTACACTACTTTCATCACATACGCACGTAAATACGGAACAGGAATCGATGTTGAAAAACGTTGGAGAGAATGGCTCGCTTTCGAAGAATCAATCATTACCAATTACGGAAAAGGAGAGACGATTCACGGGTAG
- a CDS encoding GMP reductase, giving the protein MRIEMDLKLGFKDVMFRPKRSTLKSRSEVSLEQNFKFLHSTANWTGIPIMAANMDTVGTFEIAKVLAQEKLFTAIHKHYTLEEWNNFLKNVTPDFYNYIAVSTGTGKEDFEKIGAIITANPLLKFICIDVANGYSEHFVQFLKKTRKQYPDKIIIAGNVVTGEMTEELLLAGADIVKVGIGPGSVCTTRVKTGVGYPQLSAIIECADAAHGLGGHIISDGGCSTPGDVAKAFGAGADFVMLGGMLAGHTESGGELIEVKGEKFKQFYGMSSKTAMDKHSGGVAEYRASEGKTVQVPFKGDVIHTVLDILGGIRSTCTYVGASRLKELTKRTTFIRVSEQENQVFTK; this is encoded by the coding sequence ATGAGAATAGAAATGGACCTCAAATTGGGTTTTAAAGACGTAATGTTTAGACCTAAAAGATCAACGTTGAAAAGTAGATCTGAAGTTTCCTTAGAACAAAATTTCAAATTTTTGCATAGTACTGCAAATTGGACAGGAATTCCGATTATGGCCGCCAATATGGATACTGTTGGAACTTTTGAAATCGCAAAGGTTTTGGCACAAGAAAAACTTTTTACGGCCATTCATAAACACTACACTTTAGAAGAGTGGAATAACTTTCTAAAAAATGTAACTCCAGATTTCTACAATTATATTGCCGTAAGCACCGGAACAGGAAAAGAAGATTTTGAGAAAATAGGAGCAATAATTACTGCAAATCCGTTATTGAAATTTATTTGTATTGATGTTGCAAACGGCTATTCAGAACATTTTGTTCAGTTTTTAAAGAAAACCCGTAAACAATATCCAGACAAAATAATTATCGCTGGAAATGTGGTTACTGGGGAAATGACTGAAGAACTGCTTTTGGCAGGAGCAGACATTGTAAAAGTCGGAATCGGACCAGGTTCTGTTTGTACAACTCGTGTGAAAACTGGCGTAGGTTATCCGCAGTTATCAGCCATTATTGAATGTGCCGATGCAGCGCACGGTTTAGGGGGGCATATTATAAGCGATGGCGGCTGTTCAACTCCGGGCGATGTTGCTAAAGCTTTTGGTGCAGGAGCCGACTTTGTAATGTTGGGAGGAATGCTCGCAGGACACACAGAAAGCGGCGGTGAACTAATAGAAGTCAAAGGAGAAAAATTCAAACAATTTTACGGAATGAGTTCAAAAACAGCAATGGATAAACATTCCGGCGGTGTTGCAGAATACAGAGCAAGCGAAGGGAAAACAGTTCAAGTTCCGTTTAAGGGTGACGTCATTCACACTGTTTTAGATATATTAGGCGGAATAAGAAGTACATGCACTTATGTTGGAGCTTCAAGATTGAAAGAATTGACTAAACGAACAACTTTCATCCGCGTAAGCGAACAGGAAAATCAGGTTTTTACTAAATAA
- a CDS encoding GNAT family N-acetyltransferase has protein sequence MISISEAGLGDISTIQKITNITWPITYGEILSKSQLDYMLCLFYSDEALAKQIENKEQLFYLILDSESTIGFIGIEHHYKNEAITKIHKIYLLPETQGKGYGKKVFDFIERLALENNSKQLSLNVNRFNTALDFYKKIGFQIKETVDIEIGNGYLMEDYVMGKAISK, from the coding sequence ATGATTAGCATTTCGGAAGCAGGGTTAGGTGATATTTCTACAATTCAGAAAATTACAAACATTACTTGGCCTATTACGTACGGTGAAATTTTATCTAAATCACAATTAGATTATATGTTATGTTTGTTTTATTCTGATGAGGCTTTGGCAAAACAAATTGAGAATAAAGAACAATTATTCTATCTTATTTTAGATTCTGAATCTACAATTGGCTTTATAGGAATTGAGCATCATTATAAAAATGAAGCTATAACCAAAATTCATAAAATCTACCTTTTGCCAGAAACTCAAGGAAAAGGGTATGGGAAAAAAGTATTTGATTTTATAGAAAGACTGGCTTTAGAAAACAATTCAAAACAATTATCATTGAATGTAAATCGATTTAATACAGCATTAGATTTTTATAAAAAAATAGGTTTCCAAATTAAAGAAACCGTTGATATAGAAATTGGAAATGGGTATTTAATGGAGGATTATGTGATGGGAAAAGCAATCTCAAAGTAA
- a CDS encoding pentapeptide repeat-containing protein yields the protein MKKESEYFLDKEYNTIVYAKDDLNFKDFESCVFNNCNFSACTFLAVTFIDCIFNDCIFSEAKINYVALRTVTFNRCEIKEVNFAMCDKLIFEVHFNDCILDFSKFYTLKLKGTPFTNCSLIAVDFMAADLTSAIFDNCDLYRSEFNKAIANKADFKTSYNYTIDPSKTKLKKAIFSLKEVKGLLFTHDVIVS from the coding sequence TTGAAAAAAGAAAGCGAATATTTTCTTGATAAAGAATACAATACAATTGTTTACGCCAAAGATGATCTTAATTTTAAAGACTTTGAATCTTGCGTTTTTAACAATTGTAACTTTTCTGCGTGCACGTTTTTAGCCGTTACTTTCATTGATTGTATTTTTAATGACTGTATTTTCAGCGAAGCAAAAATTAATTATGTGGCATTACGAACCGTTACTTTTAATCGATGCGAAATTAAAGAAGTGAATTTCGCTATGTGCGACAAACTAATTTTTGAAGTTCATTTTAATGATTGCATTCTCGATTTTTCTAAGTTTTATACTTTAAAACTGAAAGGAACTCCGTTTACCAATTGCAGTTTAATCGCTGTAGATTTTATGGCTGCAGATTTAACCAGCGCAATTTTCGATAATTGTGACTTATATCGTTCTGAATTCAACAAAGCCATCGCTAACAAAGCTGATTTTAAAACGAGTTACAATTATACTATTGATCCTTCTAAAACTAAATTAAAGAAAGCTATTTTTTCTTTGAAGGAAGTGAAAGGATTATTATTTACGCATGATGTGATTGTGAGTTAA
- the aspA gene encoding aspartate ammonia-lyase — MEPTRKEHDFLGELEIPNHLYYGIQTFRAVENFNITGIPISKEPLFIKALGYVKKAAALANKDCGAIDSKIAEAICYGSDQVIAGKFDQEFVSDLIQGGAGTSVNMNANEVIANIGLEYLGHKKGEYNFLHPNNHVNCSQSTNDAYPSAFRIALYLKMESFIKTLAGLEVAFAKKGEEFKEVLKMGRTQLQDAVPMTLGQEFNAYATTIGEDIQRLKNAQELLLEINMGATAIGTKVNAPEGYPEICVKYLADEVGIPLTLSPDLIEATVDTGAYVQIMGTLKRSAVKISKICNDLRLLSSGPRTGFNEINLPARQPGSSIMPGKVNPVIPEVVNQTCFYVIGQDLTVTMAAEAGQLQLNVMEPVIAFAMFTSLDYLSNAIQTLIDKCINGITANVDHCYNMIMNSIGIVTQLNPILGYEESASIAGEALKTGKSVHQIAVLERKLITQEKWDEIYSLENLIHPKFITK; from the coding sequence ATGGAACCAACAAGAAAGGAACATGATTTTTTAGGAGAATTAGAAATTCCGAATCATTTATACTACGGAATCCAGACTTTTAGAGCTGTAGAAAATTTCAATATTACAGGAATTCCGATTTCAAAAGAACCTTTATTTATCAAAGCTTTAGGATATGTAAAAAAAGCTGCTGCTCTAGCCAATAAAGACTGCGGCGCAATTGATTCTAAAATTGCTGAAGCAATCTGTTACGGAAGTGATCAGGTCATCGCGGGCAAATTTGATCAGGAATTTGTGAGCGATTTAATTCAGGGTGGAGCAGGAACTTCTGTAAACATGAATGCGAACGAAGTCATTGCTAATATTGGTTTGGAATATTTAGGTCATAAAAAAGGCGAATACAATTTTCTTCATCCAAACAATCATGTAAATTGTTCTCAATCGACAAATGATGCATATCCATCGGCTTTTAGAATTGCTTTGTATTTGAAAATGGAAAGTTTTATTAAAACTTTAGCAGGTTTAGAAGTTGCTTTCGCCAAAAAAGGAGAGGAGTTTAAAGAAGTCCTAAAAATGGGAAGAACGCAATTACAAGATGCGGTGCCGATGACTTTAGGGCAGGAATTTAATGCTTACGCCACAACAATTGGAGAAGATATTCAGCGTTTAAAAAATGCTCAGGAATTGCTCTTAGAAATCAATATGGGAGCAACAGCCATTGGAACAAAAGTAAATGCTCCAGAAGGTTATCCAGAAATCTGCGTAAAATATCTGGCAGATGAGGTGGGAATTCCGTTAACACTTTCACCAGATTTAATTGAGGCAACGGTTGATACAGGCGCTTACGTTCAGATTATGGGAACTTTAAAACGTTCTGCGGTTAAGATTTCTAAAATCTGCAATGATTTACGATTATTAAGTTCAGGGCCAAGAACAGGTTTTAATGAAATCAATCTTCCAGCGCGTCAGCCAGGTTCTTCTATTATGCCAGGGAAAGTAAATCCGGTAATTCCAGAAGTGGTAAATCAGACTTGTTTTTATGTAATCGGTCAGGATTTAACGGTGACAATGGCGGCAGAAGCGGGACAATTGCAATTAAATGTAATGGAACCTGTAATTGCTTTTGCCATGTTTACTTCGTTGGATTATCTTTCAAATGCTATTCAGACTTTAATCGATAAATGTATTAACGGAATTACAGCAAATGTGGACCATTGCTATAATATGATAATGAACAGCATTGGAATTGTAACGCAATTGAACCCAATTTTAGGTTACGAAGAAAGTGCAAGTATTGCTGGAGAAGCTTTAAAAACGGGTAAAAGTGTGCATCAAATTGCAGTTTTGGAAAGAAAGCTGATTACACAAGAAAAATGGGACGAAATTTATTCTCTCGAGAATCTGATTCACCCAAAATTTATTACCAAGTAA
- a CDS encoding BamA/TamA family outer membrane protein encodes MVIFFKNNADKYKSKILGLLLLISFNSFSQEELSNPNICPPKTIFDIFKKDDDALVVKPTKNNFFLLIPAIGSQPATGFFFGAVAQYTFKGKEEKDKYSIANIGITYTLKNQWLVNVKNNILLKNNKIFLSGDYRLYLFSQPNYGLGTDIIPPRRDRPPGFSVDSLAQDMDYNYFKFHQTVSFEVKENYYVGGGINIDWYSSIDDKELDIDKGNYTYHYNYSQKYGFDHNEYFLNGVSLNLVHDSRDNQVNASKGWFANINYRFNPVLFNNQEYSNVLFAEYRHFIPVSHKNPRYILAIWTYGQFVTRGKVPYLNLPAIGWDQRSRSGEGYTQGLFRGNGLVYLSTEFRFPITCNQLLSGTVFTNFVTTSNSDNDLKLFKSIQPAAGIGLRLLIDKASKTNLIFDYAWGNNSKGFYLNAGETF; translated from the coding sequence ATGGTAATTTTTTTTAAAAATAATGCCGATAAGTACAAGTCTAAAATCTTAGGATTATTGCTTCTTATTTCTTTTAATTCATTTTCTCAAGAGGAACTCAGCAATCCAAATATTTGTCCTCCCAAAACAATATTCGATATTTTTAAAAAAGATGATGATGCGCTAGTCGTTAAACCTACAAAAAACAATTTCTTTTTATTAATTCCAGCAATAGGTTCTCAGCCTGCAACTGGTTTCTTTTTTGGAGCCGTTGCCCAATATACTTTTAAAGGAAAAGAAGAAAAAGACAAATATTCGATTGCTAATATCGGAATTACTTACACGCTTAAAAATCAGTGGTTAGTTAATGTGAAAAACAATATTCTGCTCAAGAATAATAAAATCTTTCTGAGTGGCGATTACCGATTATATCTGTTTTCGCAACCCAATTATGGATTAGGAACCGATATAATTCCGCCAAGGCGTGACCGTCCGCCTGGATTTAGTGTCGATTCGCTAGCTCAGGATATGGATTATAATTACTTCAAGTTCCATCAGACAGTTTCTTTTGAAGTTAAGGAAAATTATTATGTTGGAGGAGGAATTAATATCGATTGGTATTCAAGCATTGATGACAAAGAACTAGATATTGATAAAGGAAATTATACTTATCATTACAATTACAGTCAAAAATATGGTTTTGATCATAATGAATATTTCTTGAATGGAGTGAGTCTAAATTTGGTTCACGATTCACGAGATAATCAGGTAAATGCATCAAAAGGTTGGTTTGCTAATATAAATTATAGATTTAATCCGGTACTGTTTAATAATCAGGAATATAGTAATGTTCTGTTTGCAGAATACCGTCATTTTATTCCTGTTTCGCATAAGAATCCCCGTTATATTTTGGCAATTTGGACTTATGGACAGTTTGTGACAAGAGGAAAAGTTCCGTACTTAAACCTGCCGGCAATTGGCTGGGATCAGCGTAGCAGAAGCGGAGAAGGGTATACGCAGGGATTGTTCAGAGGAAATGGGTTGGTTTATTTATCGACAGAATTTCGATTTCCTATTACCTGCAACCAATTGCTAAGCGGTACTGTTTTTACCAATTTTGTAACAACGAGTAATTCTGATAATGATCTTAAATTGTTCAAATCCATTCAGCCCGCAGCAGGTATTGGTTTAAGGCTTTTAATAGATAAAGCATCCAAAACCAATCTGATTTTCGATTATGCTTGGGGTAATAATTCTAAAGGATTTTATCTGAATGCTGGAGAAACTTTTTAA
- a CDS encoding response regulator transcription factor yields MKLLIVEDEPNLLSILRKGFAENNNEVSVAMDGQTAMEMIHNYTFDVVILDVMLPDVNGIEICRRLRAAKNFVPILLLTALGTSENIVTGLNSGADDYLVKPFKFGELDARVNALYRRSQQETEKIDTITIADLEINGRAKTVKRDGENIVLTAKEFKLLYYLAKNTGRIVSRDQILDNVWDINFDMNTNVVDVYITYLRRKIDKPFSTKLIHTMKGLGYVIKP; encoded by the coding sequence ATGAAATTACTGATAGTCGAAGACGAGCCAAATCTATTATCGATATTACGAAAAGGTTTTGCAGAAAATAATAATGAAGTAAGCGTTGCTATGGATGGTCAAACTGCCATGGAAATGATTCATAATTATACTTTCGATGTGGTAATTTTAGATGTTATGCTTCCTGATGTTAACGGAATCGAAATCTGCAGAAGACTTCGAGCAGCAAAAAACTTTGTGCCCATTTTACTTTTAACGGCTCTTGGAACTTCAGAAAACATTGTAACTGGTCTTAATTCTGGTGCGGATGATTATCTGGTAAAGCCTTTTAAATTTGGTGAATTAGACGCCAGAGTAAATGCTTTATACAGAAGATCACAGCAGGAAACAGAAAAAATAGACACCATCACAATTGCTGATTTAGAAATAAATGGACGCGCCAAAACTGTCAAAAGAGATGGCGAGAATATTGTATTAACTGCCAAAGAATTTAAACTGCTATACTATTTAGCTAAAAATACGGGGCGCATTGTTTCGCGCGATCAAATTTTGGACAATGTTTGGGATATTAATTTTGATATGAATACCAATGTTGTCGATGTGTATATTACGTACTTAAGAAGAAAGATAGATAAGCCTTTTTCAACCAAACTGATTCATACCATGAAAGGTTTAGGTTATGTAATTAAGCCATAA